The following nucleotide sequence is from Psychroserpens sp. Hel_I_66.
ACCAAAATAATGAAGTATAAATTTCCTTCTCGATACTGAAGTTTCTGCAAAAGCAACAACTTCTTGAAGCAATGCTTGTCCAATTTCTTGCTCTGCCACCGGTTTTCCGGACATGAATTTTTCTAATTTCTCAATATCCTTATAAGCATAATAAGCTAAACAATGACCTTCACCTCCATCACGTCCTGCACGACCAGTTTCTTGATAATAGCTTTCTATACTTTTTGGAATATCATGATGAATCACAAAACGCACGTCTGGTTTATCGATTCCCATCCCAAAAGCGATTGTTGCGACCACAACGTCGCAATCTTCCATCAAAAACATGTCTTGGTGCTTCACTCTGGTTTTGGGATCTAAACCTGCATGATATGGCACAGCTTTTATACCGTTTACTTGTAAAACTTGAGCTAATTCTTCAACACGCTTTCTGCTTAAACAATAAATAATACCAGATTTACCTTCATTCTTTTTAACAAAACGAATAATATCTGAATCTACATTTTTGGTTTTAGGGCGTATTTCGTAATACAAATTAGGTCTATTAAATGATGCCTTAAAGGTGGTGGCATCCTGTATATCTAGACTTTTTAAAATGTCTTCTTGCACTTTTGGCGTTGCAGTTGCTGTTAAACCTATAATTGGAATATTATCACCTATACGTTTTATTATATGACGTAAGTTGCGATACTCTGGTCTAAAATCGTGTCCCCATTCACTAATACAATGGGCTTCATCTACAGCCATAAATGATATGGTAACAGATCGAAGAAACTCAACGTGTTCTTCTTTTGTGAGAGACTCTGGAGCTACATATAGTAATTTTGTAACACCATTAACGATGTCTTCCTTAACCTGTTTGACCTCTGTTTTATTTAGTGAAGAATTTAGAACATGCGCAACGCCATCTTCATTTGAAATACCACGAATGGCATCAACTTGATTTTTCATTAAGGCAATTAGTGGCGACACTATAATTGCAGTACCTTCTTTTATTAATGCTGGTAGTTGGTAACATAAAGATTTACCGCCTCCAGTTGGCATAATAACAAATACATCCTCACCTGCAACAACGCTTTCTATAACACTTTCTTGAAGTCCTTTAAATTTTGAAAAACCGAAGTAATGTTTAAGTTCAGAATGTATATCAATTTCTTTTGTACTCATTAATCCCTATTAGTATTTTTGATACATTTGCATAAGACTAAAGATAACAATTTCTTTATACCCATCAAACTCAAAAAAAATTAATTTTGAAAAGCAACCAATCTATTCTTGAAACTGCTAGAAAAACAATAGATTTAGAACGTGACGCCATAGCTAATTTAAGTCATTTATTAACCGATGATTTTGCTAATGCGGTAACATTAATTTATAATTCTAAAGGTCGAGTAATTATTACAGGTATTGGCAAAAGTGCCATTATAGCTAATAAGATCGTAGCTACATTAAATTCTACCGGTACACCATCTGTATTTATGCATGCTGCAGATGCCATTCATGGAGATTTAGGATTAATCTTAGAGGATGATATTGTGATTTGTATTTCTAAAAGCGGAAATACGCCAGAAATAAAAGTTTTAGTCCCTTTCATTAAAAATGCAAAAAACAAGTTGATTGCTATTACGGGAAATACTAATTCGTTTTTAGGTCAACAAGCAGATTATATTTTAAATGCTCATGTTGAACAAGAAGCTTGTCCAAATAATTTGGCTCCAACCACGAGTACAACTGCACAATTAGTAATTGGTGATGCACTAGCTGTTTGTCTATTGGAAATTCGCGAATTTTCAAGTAAGGACTTTGCAAAATACCATCCAGGTGGTGCTTTAGGTAAACGATTGTATATGCGCGTGAGTGATTTATCTACTCTAAACCTTAAGCCTCAAGTACAACTTCATACAAGTGTAAAAGATGTGATCGTAGAAATTTCAGAAAAAATGCTTGGTGTAACAGCGGTCGTAGATAACAATAAGATCACTGGCATCATAACAGATGGTGATTTAAGGAGAATGCTCACAAAAAGTGATGAATTTCTTCATTTAACTGCCAAAGAGATTATGAGCGATAATCCAAAACGAATTGAAGAGGATGCAATGGCTATTGATGCTATGGAACTGATGGAGTCTCATGGGATTTCTCAACTATTGGTTGAAAAAGAGGGCAAATACGCAGGTGTCATCCATATTCATGATTTAATTAAAGAAGGTATTATATAATGGCGAAAAACAAAACTGATGAAATGTCTTTTTTAGACCATCTTGAAGACTTAAGATGGCATTTAATTAGAATCACTTTATCGATCCTGATCTGTGCAACTGTAGCATTTATATTTAGTAGAGCTATATTTAAATATGTAATTTTTGCACCCAAACAAATGGATTTCCCAACCTATAAATGGTTGTGTAAAGTTTCAGAATTTATAGGGATTAATGATACCACGTTTTGTGCTGCGGAATTTCCTTTTAAAATTACAAGTTTAGAAATGTCCTCTCAATTTTCAGCAGATATTTGGACTTCTATTTATGCTGGATTTATAATAGCATTTCCATATATTATTTACCAGGTTTGGAGTTTTATAAGTCCAGGGTTACATTCTAATGAGCGTAAGCATTCGAGAGGTTTTATAATCGTAACATCACTACTTTTCTTTATTGGTGTTCTTTTTGGGTATTATATCGTGACACCTTTATCTATAAACTTCTTAGCCAATTACAGTATTAGTCCAGATATTGATAATCAATTTCAAATTAGCTCTTACATTGCTTTGATTAGATCGTCTTCTTTGGCATCTGGTTTTGTTTTTGAGCTTCCTATAATTATCTATTTTTTAACTAAAATAGGCTTGGTGACACCTCAATTAATGAAAAAATATAGAAAGTTTGCCTTAGTAATTGTTCTTATTCTTTCTGCTATAATTACACCTCCAGACTTAGCTAGTCAGGTCATTGTTGCAATTCCAATCTTAATTTTATACCAAATAAGTATTTTTATTTCAAAAATTGTTGTTAGAAACCAAAACAAAAAACAAGAAAAAGTAAATGTCTGATATCGTTACTGAATTTAATGACTATCGTTCTAAAATGAACGATACCATCCTTGAGGATAATAATAAAATCATCAAGCGTATTTTTAATCTTGACACCAATGCTTTTGCTGAAGGTGGAGCTCTAGATAAAAAAACAAAAGAGCTTTTAGGATTAGTGGCCTCTACTGTTTTAAGATGTGATGACTGTGTGAAATACCACTTAGAATCAAGCCATAAAATAGGTTTAAAAAAAGAGGAAGTTGTCGAAGCATTGGGCATTGCGACTTTGGTTGGAGGTACAATTGTAATTCCGCACTTGAGAAGAGCTTATGAGTATTGGGATGCATTGGAGAAACATTCCGAAGAAAAATAAATTCAATACCGAAGTGTTTTAACTTCCGTTAAACTTATAATAAACTAAAAAGTAAGTCCTTTTGAAATTGCTATTTTAGCGATTATTACATAATTATGAAAAAGCTTAGAGCCGAGAATTTAATGAAGTCCTACAACGGACGAAAAGTTGTAAAAGACGTATCGCTGGAGGTTAATCAAGGTGAGATCGTTGGATTATTGGGACCAAATGGTGCTGGTAAAACCACTTCTTTTTACATGATCGTTGGGCTTATTAAACCAAATGGCGGAAGCATTTTTTTAGAGGGAGATAATATTACCAATTACCCAATGTACAAGCGTGCTCAAATTGGGATTGGGTATTTGGCGCAAGAAGCTTCAGTATTTAGAAAGTTGAGTATTGAGGATAACATTTTGAGTGTGCTCCAAATGACGAAATTGAGCAAGAAAGAGCAACAGGCTAAAATGGAATCATTAATTGATGAGTTTAGTTTAGGACATATTCGCAAAAATCGAGGTGATCTGCTTTCTGGTGGTGAGCGTCGTCGTACCGAAATTGCTCGTGCATTAGCTACAGATCCCGATTTTATTTTATTGGATGAGCCTTTTGCTGGAGTTGATCCCGTTGCTGTTGAGGATATTCAGCGTATCATCGCACAATTAACCAAAAAGAATATTGGGATTTTGATTACAGATCACAATGTGCAGGAAACCTTGGCAATTACAGATAGAACCTATTTAATGTTTGAAGGTAGCATTTTAAAAGCTGGAGAACCTGAAGAATTGGCAAGTGACGAAATGGTACGTAAAGTGTATTTAGGCCAAAACTTTGAACTTCGTAAAAAGAAGTTGAATTTTGAAACGATTCAAGAGAAATAATCATTATTTTCTCATTTACTATCCTCTTCTACGCTCTAATAATACCATCATCATAAAACTTAAAACGATACGTTCGTCATCATCGTTATCAATGGGCTTGAGTTTTGAGAGTTTAAATTTTCTTCCGAAGAAGGAAGGCTCTTTTTTAAGTTGACAGATATCCTCTCCTTTTAAATCGGTCACTTTATAGGTTGGATTGAATAAATAACCAGAAAACCCTCCAACAATTGGGATTTGTCCCAGCATAGAATCCATCACTTTTACCCAAGCATTTTCTTCTCTAATATGATACTGTAGTTTTTGATTTTGATCAATAATTTCATAATGCGCTTTCCAAATGGAAGCCCAACCTTTCCTGGCAATCTTACCTATTTCTATGCCTTGAG
It contains:
- the tatC gene encoding twin-arginine translocase subunit TatC encodes the protein MAKNKTDEMSFLDHLEDLRWHLIRITLSILICATVAFIFSRAIFKYVIFAPKQMDFPTYKWLCKVSEFIGINDTTFCAAEFPFKITSLEMSSQFSADIWTSIYAGFIIAFPYIIYQVWSFISPGLHSNERKHSRGFIIVTSLLFFIGVLFGYYIVTPLSINFLANYSISPDIDNQFQISSYIALIRSSSLASGFVFELPIIIYFLTKIGLVTPQLMKKYRKFALVIVLILSAIITPPDLASQVIVAIPILILYQISIFISKIVVRNQNKKQEKVNV
- the lptB gene encoding LPS export ABC transporter ATP-binding protein: MKKLRAENLMKSYNGRKVVKDVSLEVNQGEIVGLLGPNGAGKTTSFYMIVGLIKPNGGSIFLEGDNITNYPMYKRAQIGIGYLAQEASVFRKLSIEDNILSVLQMTKLSKKEQQAKMESLIDEFSLGHIRKNRGDLLSGGERRRTEIARALATDPDFILLDEPFAGVDPVAVEDIQRIIAQLTKKNIGILITDHNVQETLAITDRTYLMFEGSILKAGEPEELASDEMVRKVYLGQNFELRKKKLNFETIQEK
- a CDS encoding SIS domain-containing protein produces the protein MKSNQSILETARKTIDLERDAIANLSHLLTDDFANAVTLIYNSKGRVIITGIGKSAIIANKIVATLNSTGTPSVFMHAADAIHGDLGLILEDDIVICISKSGNTPEIKVLVPFIKNAKNKLIAITGNTNSFLGQQADYILNAHVEQEACPNNLAPTTSTTAQLVIGDALAVCLLEIREFSSKDFAKYHPGGALGKRLYMRVSDLSTLNLKPQVQLHTSVKDVIVEISEKMLGVTAVVDNNKITGIITDGDLRRMLTKSDEFLHLTAKEIMSDNPKRIEEDAMAIDAMELMESHGISQLLVEKEGKYAGVIHIHDLIKEGII
- the recQ gene encoding DNA helicase RecQ is translated as MSTKEIDIHSELKHYFGFSKFKGLQESVIESVVAGEDVFVIMPTGGGKSLCYQLPALIKEGTAIIVSPLIALMKNQVDAIRGISNEDGVAHVLNSSLNKTEVKQVKEDIVNGVTKLLYVAPESLTKEEHVEFLRSVTISFMAVDEAHCISEWGHDFRPEYRNLRHIIKRIGDNIPIIGLTATATPKVQEDILKSLDIQDATTFKASFNRPNLYYEIRPKTKNVDSDIIRFVKKNEGKSGIIYCLSRKRVEELAQVLQVNGIKAVPYHAGLDPKTRVKHQDMFLMEDCDVVVATIAFGMGIDKPDVRFVIHHDIPKSIESYYQETGRAGRDGGEGHCLAYYAYKDIEKLEKFMSGKPVAEQEIGQALLQEVVAFAETSVSRRKFILHYFGEEFDNETGEGGDMDDNVRFPKKQHEAKDEVVTLLETVEKTNEKYKSKDLVQVLVGKTNALISSHKTDTLPFFGIGKDRDKRYWMALIRQVLVAGYLKKDIETYGVLRIPEEGKAFIKSPQSFLMTEDHVFDEDTDDGIITAAKGSGGVVDETLMKMLKDLRKRNAKSLGVPPFVIFQDPSLEDMALKYPITIEELSNVHGVGDGKAKKYGKDFVALISQYVEDNEIERPDDFIVKSTGSNSAIKLYIIQNVDRKLPLTDIASSKGMNMQDFIKEMEAIVYSGTKLNINYWLDDILDEDQQEEIHDYFMDSETDKIDDAIAEFDGDYDDEELRLYRIKFISEVAN
- a CDS encoding carboxymuconolactone decarboxylase family protein, producing MSDIVTEFNDYRSKMNDTILEDNNKIIKRIFNLDTNAFAEGGALDKKTKELLGLVASTVLRCDDCVKYHLESSHKIGLKKEEVVEALGIATLVGGTIVIPHLRRAYEYWDALEKHSEEK